Proteins from a genomic interval of Rattus norvegicus strain BN/NHsdMcwi chromosome 2, GRCr8, whole genome shotgun sequence:
- the Rpl23al1 gene encoding large ribosomal subunit protein uL23-like, with translation MLGIFQLWRLKQDGHLKPKAKKEAPAPPKAEAKAKALKAKKAVLKGVHSHKKKKIRTSPTFRRPKTLRLRRQPKYPRKSAPRRNKLDHYAIIKFPLTTESAMKKIEDNNTLVFIVDVKANKHQIKQAVKKLYDIDVAKVNTLIRPDGEKKAYVRLAPDYDALDVANKIGII, from the coding sequence ATGCTTGGAATTTTTCAACTCTGGAGGCTGAAACAAGATGGTCACTTGAAACCGAAAGCGAAGAAGGAAGCTCCTGCCCCTCCCAAAGCCGAAGCCAAAGCGAAGGCCTTGAAAGCTAAGAAGGCAGTGCTGAAAGGTGTCCACAGTCACAAAAAGAAGAAGATCCGAACGTCACCCACTTTCCGGCGGCCCAAGACCCTGCGGCTCCGGAGGCAGCCAAAATATCCTCGAAAGAGTGCACCCAGGAGAAACAAGCTTGACCACTATGCCATCATCAAATTCCCACTGACGACCGAGTCGGCTATGAAGAAAATAGAGGACAACAACACGCTTGTGTTCATTGTGGATGTTAAGGCCAACAAGCACCAGATCAAACAGGCCGTGAAAAAACTCTATGACATAGATGTGGCCAAAGTCAATACTCTGATACGGCCTGACGGAGAGAAGAAGGCATATGTTCGCTTGGCTCCTGATTATGATGCTCTAGATGTTGCCAACAAGATTGGGATCATCTAA